Proteins encoded together in one Lutra lutra chromosome 4, mLutLut1.2, whole genome shotgun sequence window:
- the UTS2 gene encoding urotensin-2, protein MYKLISWCLLFMGCLHPLLALPVPDSREETLWLSAPDGDMRSALDELERVSLLQMLLELSGAERGDGLRKAGKIILARIGGLILLLLNYSLLLHCLGTKAANTRGSMKKFQAFSGQDPNIFLSHLLARYRKQDKKRGSPSECFWKYCV, encoded by the exons ATGTATAAGCTGATCTCCTGGTGTTTGCTTTTCATGGGATGTTTACATCCTCTCCTCGCTCTGCCTGTCCCTGACTCCAGGGAAGAGACCCTGTGGCTCTCAG CACCTGATGGAGACATGAGATCAGCCTTGGATGAACTGGAAAGAGTGTCCCTCCTGCAAATGCTGCTGGAGCTGTCAGGGGCAGAGAGGGGTGATGGTCTCAGGAAGGCAGGTAAAATAATTCTTGCACGGATCGGTGGTCTGATTTTATTGCTACTGAATTACTCTCTTCTCCTCCACT gtCTTGGTACCAAAGCTGCTAACACTAGAGGAAGTATGAAAAAG TTTCAAGCCTTCTCTGGACAAGATCCTAACATTTTCCTGAGTCATCTTTTGGCCAGATATAGGAAACAAGATAAGAAGCGTGGGTCTCCTTCTGAATGCTTCTGGAAATACTGTGTCTGA